The Arachis hypogaea cultivar Tifrunner chromosome 19, arahy.Tifrunner.gnm2.J5K5, whole genome shotgun sequence genome has a window encoding:
- the LOC112778099 gene encoding uncharacterized protein: MEKYFKRTSSLEIGSQNNSSTSSNKRRFLEFEVESLIADPGKRPKISSYHPNDRDKVRCAYLQKGPCQPRNHDFPQTACGSSFRRFNPNWFDDYGNWLEYSISKDAVFCLCCYLMKPETEGGDAFVTNGFSNWKTRERLQTHVGIHDSAHNQAWRKCEALMKPKQHISAAIEKQSEQAKKNYQIHLTATIDCIRFLLRQGLAFREIGRAFKNARGNLKLRAPSIQKDIVRAAASETTKVIVNDLGDELFAVLVDEARDISIKEQILSRVRGQGYDGASNMQGEFNGLKTLILKENSYAFYVHCFAHQLQLALVTVAKKQVEIALLFNLLTNLCNVVGASCKQRDMLRDSQMTKTIEALQSGKIASGRGLNQEIALKRAGDTRWGSHYGTILRLISLFPSVVNVLEYVEEDGNNSEQRAEACHLLNVIQSFEFIFNLHLIKNILEVTNELSQALQRNDQDIVNAMALVKVSKQRLQTIRDDGWSLLVDEVSLFCEKI; the protein is encoded by the exons atggagaaatatttcaaaagaacTTCATCATTGGAGATTGGATCCCAAAACAATTCATCGACTTCTTCTAACAAGAGGAGATTTTTAGAATTCGAAGTAGAGAGTCTCATAGCAGATCCAGGAAAACGACCAAAGATTTCAAGTTATCATCCGAATGACAGAGACAAAGTTAGATGTGCATATTTGCAAAAAGGTCCTTGTCAACCAAGGAATCATGATTTTCCGCAAACTGCTTGTGGTTCTTCTTTTCGAAGATTTAATCCTAATTGGTTTGATGATTATGGCAATTGGTTAGAGTATAGTATATCAAAAGATGCTGTTTTTTGTCTTTGTTGTTATCTTATGAAACCTGAGACTGAAGGTGGCGATGCTTTTGTAACCAATGGCTTTTCAAATTGGAAAACAAGGGAGAGATTACAAACTCATGTTGGGATTCATGATAGTGCTCATAATCAAGCTTGGAGAAAATGTGAAGCACTTATGAAACCAAAACAACACATTAGTGCTGCTATTGAAAAACAATCTGAGCAAGCTAAAAAGAATTATCAAATTCATTTGACAGCCACAATTGATTGTATTAGATTTCTTTTGCGACAAGGATTGGCTTTTCGTG AGATTGGTCGTGCTTTCAAAAATGCTCGTGGGAATCTTAAACTAAGAGCTCCCTCAATTCAAAAAGATATTGTAAGAGCTGCTGCAAGTGAAACGACAAAAGTTATTGTTAATGATCTTGGGGATGAATTGTTTGCTGTTTTGGTTGATGAAGCCCGTGACATTTCTATTAAGGAGCAAAT TTTATCAAGAGTACGTGGCCAAGGATATGATGGTGCAAGTAATATGCAAGGAGAAtttaatggtttaaaaactttgaTATTGAAAGAAAATTCTTATGCTTTCTATGTACATTGCTTTGCTCACCAACTTCAGTTAGCTCTTGTAACGGTTGCAAAAAAACAAGTTGAAATTGCTTTGCTTTTCAATTTGTTAACCAATTTGTGCAATGTTGTTGGAGCTTCATGTAAACAAAGAGATATGCTTCGTGATAGTCAGATGACTAAGACAATTGAAGCATTACAAAGTGGAAAAATTGCTAGTGGACGTGGTTTGAATCAAGAAATAGCTTTGAAAAGAGCTGGAGATACTAGATGGGGTTCACACTATGGAACTATACTtagattaatttctttatttccttccGTGGTCAATGTTCTTGAATATGTTGAGGAAGATGGAAATAATTCAGAACAAAGAGCTGAAGCATGTCATTTATTGAATGTCATTCAATCCTTTGAATTCATTTTCAACTTGCACTTGATAAAAAATATCTTGGAAGTTACTAATGAATTATCTCAAGCGTTACAAAGGAATGATCAAGACATTGTAAATGCTATGGCATTGGTTAAAGTGTCTAAGCAACGGTTGCAAACTATAAGAGATGATGGTTGGTCTCTTTTAGTTGACGAAGTCTCATTGTTTtgtgaaaaaatataa
- the LOC112776309 gene encoding pentatricopeptide repeat-containing protein At1g02370, mitochondrial, which yields MNCKRLISGGSWLLRRLCTAATEALPPKKKESLYRKISSLNMTGGSVSQILNQYVMEGNVISKRELERYVVELRKYRKFQHALEIMEWLERRKINFALNDYAVYLDLVSKTKGVAAAENYFSGLPPRAKNKFTYGALLNCYCKEQMTDKALAHFRKMDELHYVTNLAFNNLMTLYIRLGQPEKVPQLVEDMKQRKIPLNDFTYHIWMNSLGNLNDLDGVERVYDEMKRENNDKIDWHTYCNLTSIYVKAKQFEKAESMLKMLEEKAKPSMRDAYHFMLYLYAGTSNLQEVHRVWNSLKTVSPVTSTSYLTMMRALRKLNDTEGIIKCFKDWESNTVGYDIRLVSIAVSAYLSQNLYEEAESLFKEATCKSKGPFFKIHESFMIYFLEKRQLDNAMSHLEALVSESKWHPTPELVGAFLKYYEETDLDGVEELCRIFKSYNYDDSWLTTYITASKVSPEAHQMLKEDSQANHELQNLQADMHSG from the exons ATGAATTGCAAGCGTCTGATTTCCGGAGGGTCATGGCTACTCCGCCGGCTGTGCACCGCTGCCACTGAGGCTCTGCCACCGAAGAAGAAGGAATCTCTTTATCGGAAGATATCATCGCTGAACATGACCGGAGGGAGCGTGTCTCAGATACTGAACCAGTACGTAATGGAAGGCAACGTCATCAGCAAACGTGAGCTCGAAAGATATGTCGTGGAGCTCCGAAAGTATCGTAAGTTCCAGCACGCACTTGAG ATAATGGAATGGTTGGAGAGGAGGAAAATTAACTTTGCTTTGAATGATTATGCGGTGTACTTAGATCTTGTGTCGAAGACCAAAGGGGTGGCTGCTGCTGAGAATTACTTTAGTGGTCTTCCACCGCGTGCCAAGAACAAGTTTACATATGGTGCTCTTTTGAACTGTTACTGCAAGGAACAAATGACGGACAAGGCACTGGCTCATTTTAGAAAGATGGATGAGTTGCATTATGTCACTAACCTGGCCTTCAACAACTTGATGACTCTGTATATAAGGCTGGGTCAGCCCGAGAAGGTGCCTCAGCTGGTGGAAGATATGAAGCAGAGGAAGATCCCCTTGAATGATTTCACATATCATATATGGATGAATAGCCTCGGGAATCTGAATGATCTCGACGGTGTTGAAAGAGTCTATGACGAGATGAAAAGAGAAAACAATGACAAAATTGATTGGCATACTTATTGCAACCTTACTTCTATCTATGTAAAGGCCAAACAGTTTGAGAAAGCCGAGTCTATGCTTAAGATGCTAGAAGAAAAGGCGAAACCCTCAATGCGTGACGCTTATCATTTCATGCTTTACCTCTACGCAGGCACTTCTAATCTACAAGAGGTTCATAGAGTGTGGAACTCCCTCAAGACGGTCTCCCCAGTGACCAGCACAAGTTATTTGACTATGATGCGTGCCCTTCGGAAGCTTAATGATACGGAGGGTATAATAAAATGCTTTAAGGATTGGGAATCTAACACTGTTGGTTATGATATAAGGTTGGTTAGTATTGCTGTCAGTGCTTACTTGAGTCAGAACCTGTATGAAGAAGCTGAATCACTCTTTAAAGAGGCTACTTGTAAGAGCAAAGGACCTTTCTTTAAGATTCACGAATCGTTCATGATCTACTTCTTGGAGAAGCGTCAGTTGGATAATGCCATGAGCCACCTTGAAGCACTGGTTTCAGAAAGCAAATGGCACCCTACACCAGAATTAGTAGGTGCTTTTCTGAAGTATTATGAAGAGACAGATCTTGATGGTGTTGAGGAGTTATGCAGGATTTTCAAGAGTTACAATTATGATGATTCCTGGCTTACGACGTACATTACAGCATCGAAAGTGTCTcctgaagctcatcaaatgttgaaagaAGATTCTCAAGCAAACCATGAACTTCAGAACCTGCAAGCTGACATGCACTCTGGATAG